One genomic window of Tatumella citrea includes the following:
- a CDS encoding DedA family protein, whose translation MEVWIQHLLTQSLEWALFAVAVVTFFESLALVGLILPGTVLMASLGALIGSGKIGLYPAWGAGLAGCLLGDWLSFYIGWRFQGPLHRWKYLQKHRNLLDKTEHALNEHSVATILIGRFVGPTRPLIPLLAGMLELPVKKFLPPNIIGCILWPPVYLLPGILAGVVIDAPHNAQTSLFKWLLLAEAIALWLAVWTGWRWLRGTKKQDWASKLLPAGRLRWLAPLLIILAVAGLVGLQFDPMMPHFRQLLWRVFIA comes from the coding sequence ATGGAAGTCTGGATCCAACACCTTCTGACTCAGTCACTGGAGTGGGCTTTGTTTGCGGTCGCCGTGGTGACTTTTTTTGAGTCTCTGGCGCTGGTGGGGTTGATCCTCCCGGGAACGGTGTTGATGGCAAGTCTTGGCGCACTGATTGGCAGCGGAAAAATTGGTTTGTATCCGGCATGGGGGGCAGGGCTGGCAGGGTGTCTGCTGGGCGACTGGCTTTCCTTCTATATAGGCTGGCGTTTCCAGGGCCCTTTGCATCGCTGGAAATATCTGCAAAAGCATCGCAATTTACTGGACAAAACTGAACATGCCCTGAATGAACACAGTGTGGCAACGATTCTGATTGGCCGGTTTGTTGGTCCTACCCGGCCATTGATTCCACTGCTGGCGGGGATGCTGGAATTACCAGTGAAGAAATTTCTTCCGCCGAACATTATTGGCTGTATTTTGTGGCCGCCGGTTTATCTGTTACCCGGTATTCTGGCCGGAGTGGTGATTGACGCACCTCATAATGCGCAAACCAGTTTATTTAAGTGGCTGCTACTGGCCGAAGCTATCGCTCTGTGGCTGGCTGTCTGGACCGGGTGGCGTTGGTTACGCGGCACCAAAAAACAGGACTGGGCCAGCAAACTGTTGCCGGCCGGTCGCCTGCGCTGGCTCGCACCGTTACTGATTATTCTGGCCGTTGCCGGGCTGGTGGGTTTACAGTTCGATCCGATGATGCCGCATTTTCGACAACTATTATGGCGGGTATTTATTGCCTGA